A DNA window from Rhodococcus sp. Z13 contains the following coding sequences:
- a CDS encoding cytochrome P450, which translates to MTTLVEPRSVSGGEHEHGHLEELRTDPIGLMRRVREECGDVGVFRLADKKVVLLSGAEANEFFFRAGDEELDQSAAYPFMKPVFGEGVVFDASPERRKEMLHNSALRGEQMRGHAATIDREVQDMVAGWGEEGEIDLLEFFAELTIYTSSACLIGKKFRDQLDGRFARLYHDLEKGTDALAFVDPYAPIETFRRRDEARRGLVALVQEIMYDRIANPPQGKEDRDMLDVLVSIKDENGKERFSADEITGIFISMMFAGHHTTSGTAAWALIELLRHPEYMQKVTEELDDLYADGKSVSFHALRQIPVLEAVLKETLRLHPPLILLLRVARDDFEVAGYRIAAGDLVGATPAISNRIPEDFPDPDAFDPGRYIDPRQEDIVNRWTWIPFGAGRHRCVGAAFALMQLKAVFSVLLRDYEFELSQPPESYRNDHSKMVVQLAQPCAVRYRRRRGK; encoded by the coding sequence ATGACCACACTCGTCGAACCCCGGAGTGTGTCCGGCGGCGAACACGAACACGGCCACCTCGAAGAACTGCGCACCGACCCGATCGGGCTCATGCGCCGCGTCCGGGAGGAGTGCGGCGACGTCGGGGTCTTCCGGCTCGCCGACAAGAAGGTCGTGCTGCTCTCCGGCGCGGAGGCCAACGAGTTCTTCTTCCGGGCCGGAGACGAGGAACTCGACCAGTCGGCCGCCTACCCGTTCATGAAACCGGTCTTCGGCGAGGGCGTCGTCTTCGACGCCAGCCCGGAACGCCGCAAGGAGATGCTGCACAACTCGGCGCTGCGTGGTGAACAGATGCGAGGCCACGCCGCCACCATCGACCGCGAGGTGCAGGACATGGTGGCCGGCTGGGGCGAGGAGGGAGAGATCGACCTCCTCGAATTCTTCGCCGAACTGACCATCTACACCTCGTCGGCCTGCCTGATCGGCAAGAAGTTCCGCGACCAGCTCGACGGCCGGTTCGCCCGGCTCTACCACGATCTGGAGAAGGGAACGGACGCACTGGCGTTCGTCGACCCCTACGCTCCCATCGAGACCTTCCGGCGACGCGACGAGGCGCGCCGCGGGCTCGTCGCGCTCGTGCAGGAGATCATGTACGACCGCATCGCGAATCCGCCGCAGGGCAAGGAGGATCGCGACATGCTCGACGTCCTCGTCTCCATCAAGGACGAGAACGGCAAGGAACGGTTCAGCGCCGACGAGATCACCGGCATCTTCATCTCGATGATGTTCGCCGGGCACCACACCACCTCGGGCACCGCGGCGTGGGCGCTCATCGAGCTGCTGCGCCATCCCGAGTACATGCAGAAGGTCACCGAGGAGCTCGACGATCTGTACGCCGATGGGAAGAGCGTCAGTTTCCATGCGCTGCGGCAGATCCCGGTGCTCGAAGCGGTGCTGAAGGAGACGCTGCGTCTGCACCCGCCGCTGATTCTGTTGCTGAGGGTCGCGCGCGACGACTTCGAGGTCGCCGGATACCGGATCGCCGCGGGCGATCTCGTGGGAGCGACACCGGCGATCTCCAACCGGATCCCGGAGGACTTCCCGGATCCCGACGCCTTCGATCCCGGCCGCTACATCGATCCCCGCCAGGAGGACATCGTCAACCGGTGGACGTGGATCCCGTTCGGTGCCGGCCGGCACCGTTGTGTGGGAGCGGCGTTCGCGCTCATGCAGTTGAAGGCCGTATTCTCGGTTCTGCTGCGCGACTACGAGTTCGAACTGTCGCAGCCACCCGAGTCCTATCGGAACGACCATTCCAAGATGGTCGTCCAGCTCGCCCAGCCGTGTGCCGTCCGGTACCGGCGCCGCCGGGGGAAGTGA
- a CDS encoding ferredoxin, which yields MRIEADLDLCQGHAMCSMEAPDVFEVPKHGVVRVLLDPVPEDLRPDAEAAVKYCPTQALRIVED from the coding sequence GTGAGGATCGAAGCAGATCTCGACCTGTGCCAGGGACACGCCATGTGTTCGATGGAGGCCCCCGACGTCTTCGAGGTCCCGAAACACGGTGTGGTCCGGGTTCTTCTCGATCCCGTGCCCGAGGACCTGCGTCCGGATGCCGAGGCAGCCGTGAAGTACTGCCCCACCCAAGCGCTTCGCATCGTCGAAGACTGA
- a CDS encoding nuclear transport factor 2 family protein: MATFDRAELDEMIARWIDANKRAEAEGDWKPLADMYTEDATYGWNYGPKDEFMAVGREEIRELALGQEMDGLQGWQYPYQQFVVDDRTGDVIGFWKQIADATRDNGEHYTVQGIGGSWFRYGGNFQWSWQRDFFDFGNVSHLFLEMITADALTDGMKKRIERSTSGTRLPGWYRVGESPVPLW, encoded by the coding sequence ATGGCCACGTTCGATCGTGCCGAGCTCGACGAGATGATCGCCCGCTGGATCGACGCGAACAAGCGGGCGGAGGCCGAGGGCGACTGGAAGCCGCTCGCGGACATGTACACCGAGGACGCCACCTACGGCTGGAACTACGGACCCAAGGACGAGTTCATGGCCGTCGGCCGCGAGGAGATCCGCGAACTCGCGCTGGGGCAGGAGATGGACGGTCTGCAGGGCTGGCAGTATCCCTACCAGCAGTTCGTGGTGGACGACCGCACCGGCGACGTGATCGGTTTCTGGAAGCAGATCGCCGACGCCACCCGCGACAACGGCGAGCACTACACCGTGCAGGGTATCGGCGGCAGCTGGTTCCGCTACGGCGGCAACTTCCAGTGGTCCTGGCAGCGCGACTTCTTCGACTTCGGCAACGTCTCACACCTGTTCCTCGAGATGATCACCGCGGACGCGTTGACGGACGGGATGAAGAAGCGCATCGAGCGGTCGACCTCCGGTACCCGCCTGCCCGGCTGGTACCGGGTCGGCGAGTCCCCGGTACCGCTGTGGTGA
- a CDS encoding GMC oxidoreductase translates to MNVEHGSPSRAHPVSRRSFLRGAVVGGTAVAALSLSQIPRARAEVTEERHRAVVVGTGFGGAVTAMHLGRAGVQTLVLERGIRWPTGPNSETFPHMLQPDRRMSWLAPAPVMPGVPPLPTEPFTGLIERIPGNGMDVMCGAGVGGSSLTYHGVTLQPEGRYFAASVSESIDYDLLDADHYRRVERMLRISTIPDDLLGHERYRSSRQFVERAAAEGYEPVRSPMCIDWDVPRRELTGELKPSYTTGDVIFGANNGGKFSVDVTYLAEAERTGHVTVAPLHRVNDIERAPDGTWIVHVDRIHTDGTVLERKRILTPSLFLGAGSAGTTRLLVKARARGLVPDLPEGVGTGWGNNGDRVFAVTTPLLSPGDHQGGPACVGARDHSDTAGPVMIISGPVPFPLDLGTTTMIGLGLVEGRGTWHYDAVRDDAVLNWDQTYDRELTRAIEERIRRIAGPAAVVIDINAVDVNTFHPLGGAPFGSVCDDAGRVHGQRGLYVVDGAKVPGSTGACNPSMTIAALAEYGADDILRRDFA, encoded by the coding sequence GTGAATGTCGAGCACGGGAGTCCGTCCCGCGCCCACCCGGTGTCGCGCCGTTCCTTCCTGCGCGGCGCCGTCGTCGGCGGCACCGCGGTCGCCGCCCTGTCGCTGTCGCAGATCCCGCGGGCCCGCGCCGAGGTCACCGAGGAACGGCACCGCGCCGTCGTCGTCGGTACCGGTTTCGGTGGCGCTGTCACCGCGATGCACCTCGGGCGCGCCGGGGTGCAGACCCTGGTCCTCGAACGCGGCATCCGCTGGCCCACGGGACCGAACTCCGAGACCTTCCCTCACATGCTGCAGCCGGATCGCCGCATGTCGTGGCTGGCACCGGCCCCGGTGATGCCCGGCGTGCCACCCCTGCCGACCGAGCCGTTCACCGGGCTCATCGAGCGCATCCCCGGCAACGGGATGGACGTCATGTGCGGCGCCGGGGTCGGCGGCAGTTCCCTGACCTACCACGGTGTGACACTGCAGCCCGAGGGCCGGTACTTCGCGGCGTCGGTCTCCGAGTCGATCGACTACGACCTGCTCGACGCCGATCACTACCGACGCGTCGAACGCATGTTGCGGATCTCCACGATTCCCGACGATCTGCTCGGGCACGAGCGGTACCGGTCGTCGCGCCAGTTCGTGGAGCGGGCCGCCGCCGAGGGGTACGAGCCGGTCCGGTCGCCGATGTGCATCGACTGGGACGTCCCGCGGCGGGAGCTCACCGGGGAACTGAAGCCCTCCTACACCACGGGCGACGTCATCTTCGGCGCCAACAACGGCGGCAAGTTCTCGGTCGACGTCACCTATCTCGCCGAGGCCGAGCGCACCGGGCACGTCACGGTGGCGCCGCTGCACCGTGTCAACGACATCGAACGGGCGCCCGACGGCACCTGGATCGTCCACGTCGACCGGATCCACACCGACGGCACCGTTCTCGAACGCAAGCGGATCCTCACCCCGTCGCTGTTCCTCGGTGCCGGTTCGGCCGGCACCACCCGTCTGCTGGTGAAGGCCAGGGCCAGGGGACTCGTGCCGGATCTCCCGGAGGGTGTCGGCACGGGCTGGGGCAACAACGGCGACCGGGTCTTCGCGGTGACCACACCGCTGCTGAGCCCCGGCGACCACCAGGGCGGCCCGGCCTGTGTGGGGGCCCGCGACCACTCCGACACCGCCGGCCCGGTCATGATCATCTCCGGTCCGGTGCCGTTCCCGCTCGACCTCGGCACCACGACGATGATCGGTCTCGGTCTCGTGGAGGGCCGGGGCACATGGCATTACGACGCGGTCCGCGACGATGCGGTGCTGAACTGGGATCAGACCTACGACCGTGAGCTGACCCGGGCGATCGAGGAGCGCATCCGCCGGATCGCAGGTCCTGCGGCGGTCGTGATCGACATCAACGCCGTCGACGTCAACACCTTCCACCCGCTCGGCGGGGCGCCCTTCGGGTCGGTGTGCGACGACGCGGGCCGCGTGCACGGCCAGCGCGGGCTCTACGTCGTGGACGGCGCGAAGGTGCCCGGCTCGACGGGGGCGTGCAACCCGTCGATGACGATCGCGGCGCTCGCCGAATACGGGGCCGACGACATCCTGCGGCGCGACTTCGCCTGA
- a CDS encoding FAD-dependent oxidoreductase, whose protein sequence is MTSDLHPLPADRVTSWDHEADVVVAGFGIAGVSASIEAARAGAEVLVLERTGGWGGAASLSGGIVYLGGGTPLQKALGFDDTPENMKTFMLAALGPGADEEKITEYCNGSVEHYEWLVDNGVVFKESFWGEPGWEIPGDDGLMYSGGENSAPFNEIAKPAPRGHVPQMTDKRTGEKGGGFMLMQPLAQVAESLGVRAEYDVRVQRLIVASGGRVVGLVAKQYGKEIHVKARRGVVLATGSFAYNKEMVQAYAPQLAGRPGAAIEEHDGRAIRMAQALGADLAHMDATEVAFFGDPQLMARGILVNGRGQRYVPEDTYPGRIGQLTLLKNDNQAFLIIDEKSYEEGCAATSSTPFFRFQPKWVAETVAELESDMGLPEGTLQTTVEVYNKHAAHGEDPVLGKKGEWVKPIGSPIAALDLRNCTAGFTLGGLRTSVNSEVLHVSGEPIPGLFAAGRCTSGVCAWGYASGTSLGDGSFFGRRAGASAAKG, encoded by the coding sequence ATGACAAGCGACCTGCATCCCCTCCCCGCCGACCGCGTCACCAGTTGGGACCACGAGGCCGACGTCGTCGTCGCGGGCTTCGGCATCGCCGGCGTGTCCGCCTCCATCGAGGCGGCCCGGGCCGGCGCCGAGGTCCTCGTGCTCGAACGCACCGGCGGGTGGGGTGGAGCCGCATCGCTGTCCGGCGGGATCGTCTATCTCGGTGGCGGTACCCCGCTGCAGAAAGCGCTCGGTTTCGACGACACCCCCGAGAACATGAAGACCTTCATGCTCGCCGCACTCGGGCCGGGTGCCGACGAGGAGAAGATCACCGAGTACTGCAACGGCAGCGTCGAACACTACGAGTGGCTCGTCGACAACGGTGTGGTGTTCAAGGAGAGCTTCTGGGGTGAGCCGGGCTGGGAGATCCCGGGCGACGACGGGCTGATGTACTCCGGCGGGGAGAACTCGGCGCCCTTCAACGAGATCGCGAAACCAGCTCCGCGCGGCCATGTTCCGCAGATGACGGACAAGCGGACCGGCGAGAAGGGCGGTGGCTTCATGCTCATGCAGCCGCTCGCGCAGGTGGCGGAGAGCCTGGGTGTCCGGGCCGAATACGACGTGCGCGTCCAGCGGCTGATCGTCGCCTCCGGCGGCCGCGTCGTCGGTCTCGTCGCCAAGCAGTACGGCAAGGAGATCCACGTGAAGGCCCGCCGCGGTGTCGTCCTCGCGACCGGCAGCTTCGCGTACAACAAGGAGATGGTGCAGGCCTACGCCCCGCAACTCGCGGGCCGGCCGGGCGCGGCGATCGAGGAGCACGACGGCCGTGCGATCCGGATGGCACAGGCCCTCGGCGCCGATCTCGCCCACATGGACGCGACCGAGGTCGCCTTCTTCGGCGACCCGCAGCTCATGGCGCGCGGCATCCTCGTCAACGGCCGCGGCCAGCGGTACGTCCCCGAGGACACCTATCCGGGACGCATCGGCCAGCTCACCCTGCTCAAGAACGACAACCAGGCGTTCCTGATCATCGACGAGAAGTCCTACGAGGAAGGCTGCGCGGCAACGAGTTCCACTCCGTTCTTCCGATTCCAGCCCAAGTGGGTGGCGGAGACAGTCGCCGAACTCGAATCCGACATGGGACTGCCGGAGGGAACCCTGCAGACCACCGTCGAGGTGTACAACAAGCACGCCGCGCACGGTGAGGATCCGGTGCTCGGCAAGAAGGGCGAGTGGGTCAAGCCGATCGGCAGCCCGATCGCGGCGCTCGACCTGCGCAACTGCACCGCCGGTTTCACGCTCGGGGGCCTGCGCACCTCGGTGAACTCGGAGGTCCTGCACGTCTCGGGTGAGCCGATCCCGGGTCTGTTCGCCGCGGGCCGCTGCACCTCGGGCGTGTGCGCATGGGGTTATGCGAGCGGCACCTCGCTCGGTGACGGCAGCTTCTTCGGCCGCCGCGCCGGAGCCTCCGCAGCCAAGGGCTGA
- a CDS encoding LLM class F420-dependent oxidoreductase, translating to MRHGITLFTSDRGIRPQVAAEAAEKCGFDSFHVPEHTHIPVRRESAHPGTGNETLPDDRYMRTLDPWVALGLAAAVTSTIELGTSVALPLEHDPITLAKTIASLDHLSGGRVRFGVGFGWNAEELADHGVPPKKKRTALREYLEAMQALWTEEEASYDGTFVSFGPSWAWPKPVQQPRPPIFLGAGSTDRNFDWIVRHADGWITTPTEREVVENVQRLHKAWAEAGRSGTPEVLALAGRYDADQLAMWADAGVTEVIFGLPDRSEEDVLAYLDRLATKLHH from the coding sequence GTGCGCCACGGAATCACCCTGTTCACCAGTGACCGAGGGATCCGACCCCAGGTCGCCGCCGAAGCCGCCGAGAAGTGCGGATTCGACAGCTTCCACGTTCCCGAACACACCCACATCCCGGTCAGGCGCGAATCCGCCCACCCGGGGACGGGCAACGAGACCCTGCCCGACGACCGTTACATGCGCACCCTCGACCCCTGGGTGGCACTGGGACTCGCAGCGGCGGTGACCTCGACGATCGAGCTGGGCACCTCCGTCGCGCTCCCCCTCGAACACGATCCCATCACGCTCGCCAAGACGATCGCGAGCCTCGACCATCTCTCCGGCGGCCGCGTGCGCTTCGGTGTCGGATTCGGTTGGAACGCAGAGGAACTCGCCGACCATGGAGTGCCCCCGAAGAAGAAGCGCACCGCCCTGCGCGAGTATCTCGAGGCGATGCAGGCGTTGTGGACCGAAGAGGAGGCGTCCTACGACGGCACCTTCGTCAGCTTCGGCCCGAGCTGGGCCTGGCCCAAACCGGTTCAGCAGCCCCGCCCCCCGATCTTCCTCGGCGCCGGTTCGACCGACCGCAACTTCGACTGGATCGTGCGCCACGCCGACGGATGGATCACCACCCCCACCGAACGCGAGGTCGTCGAGAACGTCCAGCGTCTCCACAAGGCCTGGGCGGAGGCCGGTCGCAGCGGCACCCCCGAGGTGCTCGCTCTCGCGGGTCGCTACGACGCGGACCAGCTCGCGATGTGGGCGGATGCCGGTGTCACCGAGGTGATCTTCGGACTCCCCGACCGCTCCGAGGAGGACGTCCTCGCCTATCTCGACCGGCTCGCCACCAAGCTCCACCACTGA
- a CDS encoding TetR family transcriptional regulator produces MTEQSTTVAATEGRLSTSSPGSDLRPAQRARYMRIIASARELAAEGGYDAVQMRAVADRSGVALGTVYRYFPSKNHLLVVALVLEFEAATERFTGGDIPGDGSAERIMNVLRAAVSRLAERPLLYDALVRAAMFADATSAPELDRLGQVLTELFAKAADIEVVTEEVLNAVRIVADVWMSSLVSWAAGRQSAEAMLDHMDTTVTLVFDRLERLQRAS; encoded by the coding sequence ATGACGGAACAGTCGACGACGGTGGCAGCGACCGAGGGGCGGCTGTCGACGTCGTCACCCGGATCGGATCTGCGCCCCGCCCAGCGTGCGCGCTACATGCGGATCATCGCGTCCGCCCGCGAACTGGCGGCCGAGGGTGGCTACGACGCCGTGCAGATGCGCGCGGTGGCCGACCGCTCCGGTGTCGCCCTGGGGACCGTCTACCGTTACTTTCCATCGAAGAACCACCTGCTCGTCGTGGCTCTCGTCCTCGAGTTCGAGGCGGCCACGGAACGCTTCACGGGCGGCGACATCCCGGGGGACGGTTCCGCCGAGCGCATCATGAACGTGCTGCGTGCCGCGGTGAGCCGCCTGGCCGAGCGTCCGCTGCTGTACGACGCGCTGGTGCGCGCGGCGATGTTCGCCGACGCCACCTCGGCTCCCGAACTCGACCGGCTCGGCCAGGTCCTCACGGAGCTGTTCGCCAAGGCCGCCGACATCGAGGTCGTCACCGAGGAGGTCCTCAACGCGGTCCGCATCGTCGCCGACGTGTGGATGTCGTCGCTGGTGTCCTGGGCGGCGGGCCGGCAGTCGGCCGAGGCGATGCTGGACCACATGGACACCACCGTCACGCTCGTCTTCGACCGTCTGGAACGGCTGCAGCGGGCGAGCTGA
- a CDS encoding methionine/alanine import family NSS transporter small subunit: MSGAAIGMMLLALITLWGGLVLSILHLRRHPDDPDA; the protein is encoded by the coding sequence GTGAGCGGAGCCGCCATCGGCATGATGCTTCTCGCCCTCATCACCCTCTGGGGTGGTCTGGTGCTGAGCATCCTCCATCTCCGGAGACATCCGGACGATCCCGACGCATAG
- a CDS encoding sodium-dependent transporter gives MTEQDVTRKREVWSGRSVFIMAAIGSAVGLGNIWRFPYIAYENGGGAFLIPYLVALLTAGIPLLFLDYAIGHKFRGAPPLAFRRLRRGAEFIGWWQVLVCFVIGVYYAVIVAWALRYTFFSITEAWGDDPESFLIEDFLRQDGDATFGLSFVPGVAWTLLLVWVLVLGVLALGVQRGIGNANRFFVPLLVLLFAVLVVRSLTLEGATDGLNAFFSPNWSALTDTGVWISAYGQIFFSLSVAFGIMVTYSSYLKRKTNLTGSGLVVGFSNSSFEVLAGIGVFSALGFMAQAQGVEVGEVVAGGIGLAFIAFPTIISSMPGGAFFGVMFFGSLVFAGFTSMISIIQVTVSAFQDKTGMDKVPAVLAVGGVSALVSLLLFPTTTGLNTLDVVDRFANQFGIVGVAFVALVVVAWIYRRLPELRDHLNSVSSFKVGAGWMFFTGILTPILLAYMLFSEIRDRIRDGYGGLPDSLVLAFGWSVQAAVIVLAVVLSFIPWRKGIDLEYELDENRPLTPSVTDGTSAGGTQ, from the coding sequence GTGACAGAACAGGACGTCACACGTAAACGGGAGGTCTGGTCGGGCCGGTCGGTCTTCATCATGGCCGCGATCGGTTCGGCCGTCGGCCTCGGTAACATCTGGCGGTTCCCCTACATCGCCTACGAGAACGGCGGCGGCGCGTTCCTGATCCCGTATCTGGTCGCACTGCTCACTGCGGGCATCCCGCTGCTGTTCCTGGACTACGCGATCGGGCACAAGTTCCGGGGAGCGCCTCCCCTGGCGTTCCGCCGGTTGCGCCGCGGCGCGGAGTTCATCGGCTGGTGGCAGGTGCTGGTCTGCTTCGTCATCGGCGTGTACTACGCCGTGATCGTCGCGTGGGCCCTGCGCTACACCTTCTTCTCGATCACCGAAGCCTGGGGAGACGACCCGGAGAGCTTCCTCATCGAGGACTTCCTCCGGCAGGACGGTGACGCGACCTTCGGCCTGAGCTTCGTCCCCGGCGTCGCCTGGACGCTGCTGCTGGTCTGGGTGCTGGTGCTCGGAGTCCTCGCGCTCGGGGTCCAGCGCGGCATCGGCAACGCGAACCGGTTCTTCGTTCCGCTGCTGGTCCTGCTGTTCGCCGTTCTCGTCGTGCGGTCGCTGACCCTGGAGGGTGCGACGGACGGCCTGAACGCTTTCTTCAGCCCCAACTGGTCGGCGCTGACCGACACCGGGGTGTGGATCTCAGCGTACGGGCAGATCTTCTTCTCGCTGTCCGTCGCGTTCGGCATCATGGTGACCTACTCGTCGTATCTGAAGCGCAAGACCAACCTCACCGGTTCCGGTCTGGTGGTGGGCTTCTCGAACTCGAGCTTCGAGGTCCTCGCGGGTATCGGCGTCTTCTCGGCGCTGGGCTTCATGGCACAGGCGCAGGGCGTCGAGGTCGGTGAAGTGGTGGCCGGGGGCATCGGGCTCGCGTTCATCGCGTTCCCGACTATCATCTCGAGCATGCCGGGCGGCGCGTTCTTCGGCGTGATGTTCTTCGGCTCGCTCGTCTTCGCCGGCTTCACCTCGATGATCAGCATCATCCAGGTGACCGTCTCGGCGTTCCAGGACAAGACGGGCATGGACAAGGTGCCGGCGGTGCTCGCCGTCGGTGGGGTGTCGGCGCTGGTGTCGCTGCTGCTGTTCCCCACCACCACCGGCCTGAACACGCTCGACGTGGTGGACCGGTTCGCGAACCAGTTCGGCATCGTGGGCGTCGCGTTCGTGGCCCTGGTGGTGGTGGCGTGGATCTACCGGCGCCTGCCCGAACTGCGCGACCATCTGAACTCGGTGTCGTCGTTCAAGGTCGGTGCCGGGTGGATGTTCTTCACCGGCATCCTCACGCCGATCCTCCTCGCCTACATGCTGTTCAGCGAGATCCGCGACCGCATCCGCGACGGTTACGGTGGCCTGCCCGACAGCCTGGTTCTCGCTTTCGGCTGGAGTGTGCAGGCAGCCGTCATCGTGCTGGCGGTGGTGTTGTCGTTCATCCCGTGGCGGAAGGGCATCGATCTCGAATACGAGCTCGACGAGAACCGTCCCCTCACCCCGTCGGTGACCGACGGCACGTCTGCAGGAGGTACCCAGTGA